One genomic segment of Cellulophaga sp. HaHaR_3_176 includes these proteins:
- a CDS encoding sulfatase → MKLLKNFKSVLTVLILLVGYPTEVLSFQKQKKETNLKLKQIKGSKKRNVIFILTDDHRNDFMGFTDKVPWLKTPNLDKMASEGAHMKNAFVTTSLCSPSRASILTGQYSHVHTIVDNVAPNPGDLTFFPQYLQKAGYQTSFFGKWHMGDHNDSPRPGFDHWESFAGQGDYYAPNLNINGKNTQYDKETYVTDLLTDHAVDWLDKRDEEKPFFMYLSHKAVHAMFLPAKRHEGMYAGKKIIKPDSYTQTIGSEYKKLNWPDWVKNQRDSWHGVDHMYHGTADGTFDDLVQRYCETLMGVDDSVGTVMEWLKANGLDESTLVIYMGDNGFSWGEHGLIDKRHFYEESVKVPMLAYCPEIFEGGKTIERMVQNVDIAPTILESAGLEKPAYMPGKSFIQLLKGDETKWRDKIFYEYYFEYDFPMTPTVFGVRTDKYKYIRYNGIWDTNELYDIENDPNEIVNLIDKPELQPLIKDFANSLYDWLEDTNGMQIPLKRNVFHRIGDFEHPNQY, encoded by the coding sequence ATGAAACTTTTAAAAAATTTTAAATCAGTCTTAACAGTACTAATATTATTAGTAGGATACCCAACAGAAGTGTTGAGTTTTCAAAAACAAAAAAAAGAGACCAACCTTAAATTAAAACAAATAAAAGGGTCTAAAAAACGTAATGTTATTTTCATTTTAACAGATGATCATCGTAACGATTTTATGGGCTTTACAGATAAAGTTCCATGGTTAAAAACACCTAATTTAGATAAAATGGCAAGTGAAGGTGCGCACATGAAAAATGCTTTCGTTACTACATCGTTATGTTCGCCAAGTAGAGCAAGTATTTTAACTGGGCAATATTCACATGTACATACAATTGTTGATAATGTAGCACCAAACCCAGGCGATTTAACATTCTTCCCTCAATATTTACAAAAAGCAGGGTATCAGACTTCTTTTTTTGGTAAATGGCATATGGGCGACCATAACGATAGTCCAAGACCAGGTTTTGATCATTGGGAAAGTTTTGCAGGTCAGGGAGATTATTATGCACCTAATTTAAATATTAATGGAAAAAATACCCAATACGATAAAGAAACTTATGTTACAGATTTATTAACTGACCATGCAGTAGATTGGTTAGATAAAAGAGATGAGGAAAAACCTTTTTTCATGTATTTATCACATAAAGCAGTACATGCTATGTTTTTACCAGCTAAGCGCCATGAAGGTATGTATGCAGGAAAAAAAATAATTAAACCAGACAGTTATACACAAACAATTGGTTCAGAGTATAAAAAATTAAATTGGCCAGATTGGGTAAAAAATCAAAGAGATAGTTGGCATGGTGTAGATCATATGTATCATGGTACTGCTGATGGCACTTTTGATGATTTAGTGCAAAGGTATTGTGAAACATTAATGGGTGTTGATGATAGTGTCGGTACGGTTATGGAGTGGCTTAAAGCAAACGGTTTAGATGAATCTACTTTGGTTATTTATATGGGAGATAATGGCTTTAGCTGGGGAGAACACGGACTGATTGATAAACGTCATTTTTATGAAGAATCTGTAAAAGTGCCAATGTTGGCTTATTGTCCTGAAATTTTTGAGGGTGGTAAAACTATTGAGCGTATGGTCCAAAATGTAGATATAGCGCCAACAATTTTAGAAAGTGCAGGTTTAGAAAAACCAGCATATATGCCTGGTAAATCATTTATACAATTGCTAAAAGGTGATGAAACAAAATGGCGAGATAAAATATTTTATGAATATTATTTTGAATACGATTTTCCGATGACACCAACAGTTTTTGGAGTAAGAACAGATAAATATAAGTATATAAGATATAATGGTATTTGGGATACCAATGAATTGTATGATATTGAAAACGATCCCAATGAAATTGTCAATTTAATAGATAAACCAGAACTGCAGCCATTAATTAAAGATTTTGCAAATAGTTTATATGATTGGTTAGAAGATACAAACGGAATGCAAATTCCTTTAAAACGAAACGTGTTCCATAGAATTGGAGATTTTGAGCATCCAAATCAATATTAA
- a CDS encoding alpha/beta hydrolase family protein has translation MKKIICFISLFHLTLFAFASKVDTLVVYSEAMKKNIKNVVITPDSYKNKGQAYAVVYLLHGAGGDYKDCLSKMPDIKNYADTYNVIVVCPDGGKTSWYFDSPVDTSMQYETYVSKELISTIDNTYNTLANKENRAITGLSMGGHGALYLSIKHTDVFGVSGSMSGGVDIRPFSLRWDIAQRLGKYSENPENWEQNTIINMLHLLDGKNLKFIFDCGVDDFFYDANMRLHDKLVERNIPHDYVERPGGHTKPYWANSIKYHFLFFNDFFNKK, from the coding sequence ATGAAAAAAATAATCTGTTTTATTAGCCTTTTTCACTTGACTTTATTCGCTTTTGCTTCAAAAGTAGATACGCTTGTAGTGTATAGCGAAGCAATGAAAAAAAACATTAAAAATGTAGTTATTACACCTGATTCTTATAAAAATAAAGGCCAAGCATATGCAGTGGTTTATCTTCTGCATGGTGCGGGAGGTGATTATAAAGATTGCCTATCTAAAATGCCAGACATTAAAAACTATGCAGATACTTATAATGTAATCGTTGTTTGCCCCGACGGCGGTAAAACAAGTTGGTACTTTGATAGTCCGGTAGATACTTCAATGCAATATGAAACATATGTTTCAAAAGAATTAATTTCTACAATCGATAACACATACAATACACTAGCAAATAAAGAAAATAGAGCAATTACAGGTTTAAGTATGGGCGGGCATGGTGCTCTATATTTATCAATTAAACATACCGATGTTTTTGGTGTTTCAGGTAGTATGAGTGGTGGTGTTGATATTAGACCATTTTCTTTACGATGGGATATTGCACAACGATTAGGTAAGTATTCAGAAAACCCTGAAAATTGGGAGCAAAATACAATTATAAACATGCTTCATTTACTTGATGGTAAAAACTTAAAATTCATTTTTGATTGTGGTGTTGATGATTTTTTCTATGATGCAAATATGAGGCTTCATGATAAATTAGTAGAGCGTAATATTCCTCATGATTATGTTGAACGACCAGGAGGTCATACCAAACCTTATTGGGCGAATTCTATCAAATATCATTTTTTATTCTTTAATGATTTTTTCAACAAAAAATAA
- a CDS encoding sugar porter family MFS transporter, with product MNKKILLWSITAALAGFLFGFDVVVISGADKKLQALWGSSEAFHGAIVMGMALWGTVVGAIFGGIPTNKYGRKSTLIVIGILFALSAVGSAFSNDPYVFAFARFIGGLGVGASTIAAPAYISEIAPAKDRGRLVAMYQFNIVFGIMIAYLSNYLLSDIGENAWRWMLGVEAIPAILYVLFALKLPKSPRWLLSQSREAEAREVLQIIDPTADVDAQVKEFNSHSEKSDKSETIFIKKYRFPLMLAFLIAFFNQFSGINAVLYYAPRIFEEAGLGENSALLNSIGLGVTNLVFTLLGVFLIDKLGRKTLMYIGSVAYIVSLGLLAAAFLLGWTGMAVPIFLFLFIAAHAVGQGAVIWVFISEIFPNHLRASGQAFGSSTHWVLAAVIPSLFPFLLKLVGGGLVFLVFAVMMVFQLLFVAFMMPETKGKTLEELEDIMIKK from the coding sequence ATGAATAAAAAAATATTATTATGGTCCATAACCGCAGCACTCGCAGGTTTTCTATTTGGATTTGATGTTGTAGTGATTTCAGGTGCAGATAAAAAATTACAAGCTTTATGGGGTTCATCAGAAGCTTTTCATGGAGCAATAGTTATGGGAATGGCGCTTTGGGGTACTGTTGTCGGTGCTATTTTTGGAGGTATTCCTACTAATAAATACGGACGTAAAAGTACATTAATCGTTATTGGTATTTTGTTTGCGCTTTCGGCTGTAGGTTCTGCTTTTTCTAATGACCCTTATGTATTTGCTTTTGCTCGTTTTATTGGTGGGTTAGGAGTCGGGGCATCTACAATTGCAGCACCTGCATATATTTCTGAAATTGCGCCAGCAAAAGATAGAGGGCGTTTGGTTGCCATGTATCAGTTTAATATTGTTTTCGGTATCATGATTGCTTATTTATCAAATTATTTACTAAGTGATATTGGTGAAAATGCTTGGAGATGGATGTTAGGTGTTGAGGCTATTCCTGCAATTTTATATGTATTATTTGCATTAAAATTACCTAAAAGCCCAAGGTGGTTATTATCACAATCAAGAGAGGCTGAGGCAAGAGAAGTATTACAAATAATAGATCCAACTGCAGATGTTGATGCACAAGTAAAAGAATTCAATTCACATTCAGAAAAAAGTGATAAGTCGGAAACTATATTCATTAAAAAATATAGATTTCCGCTAATGTTAGCCTTTTTAATTGCATTTTTTAATCAGTTTTCAGGGATTAATGCAGTATTATATTATGCACCACGAATTTTTGAAGAGGCCGGATTAGGAGAGAATTCAGCACTATTAAATAGTATAGGTTTAGGGGTAACCAATCTTGTTTTTACATTATTAGGGGTATTCTTAATTGATAAATTAGGAAGAAAAACTTTAATGTATATAGGTTCAGTAGCCTATATCGTATCATTGGGTCTTTTAGCTGCTGCATTTTTATTAGGGTGGACAGGTATGGCAGTACCAATTTTTTTATTCTTATTTATTGCAGCACATGCAGTAGGTCAAGGCGCGGTAATCTGGGTATTTATTTCAGAAATTTTCCCGAATCATTTACGTGCCTCGGGTCAAGCTTTTGGTAGTTCAACACATTGGGTTTTAGCTGCGGTTATTCCGTCATTGTTTCCTTTCTTGCTAAAATTAGTTGGCGGAGGTCTAGTTTTTCTAGTATTTGCTGTAATGATGGTTTTCCAATTATTATTTGTAGCCTTTATGATGCCAGAAACTAAAGGAAAAACATTAGAAGAATTAGAAGATATAATGATTAAAAAATAA
- a CDS encoding glycoside hydrolase family 97 protein gives MKILKKKIFIISTILLVFLSACDRDEDAIQITSPNGKNMFKLLLETGIGFSMFYNGEEVLLPSIIELVSNDINFEGKFDVLKVENTSIENEWNSNFGELSTIPDNYNQLKVFLKSSDSKINIICRAYDEGIAFSYEIPEQRNIKEIGLAENIHYNFKEDYKVWSTPKRGQGVLTAQGEYREIPLSQLEKGVERPLVIEINDSLKIALAEAKLVNYARLSFNKGTASKYSILSTLDGKMGEQKQDTITGAIISNRNETGDKVHKKLPFQSPWRVVMMAKNEGELLTNNYIIQNLNDPSKITDESWIKPGKVLRETKLTTKGAYAAIDFVAAHNMQYIMFDAGWYGDEMKNSSDATTVTLDPKRSKGPLDMEAVTAYGNEKGIGLILYINRRALEKQIDEVLPLLKKWGVAGIKYGFVRVGDQDATAWLHDAVKKTAEYEMIIDVHDEYRPTGFSRTYPNFLTQEGIRGDEETVPNAHTLISMFTRTLAGASDNTVCYYSSRVNSMGSHASQLAKTVCIFSPLQFLYWYDKPAAAPEKKDGLWGDTRHIGNEPELEFFDNVPTTWDETIVLEAKIGEIGVIARRKGSDWFIGGINGIKPQNINLDFSFLEEGQQFIARFYTDDETVETRTNVKIEDFEITNATIKEIVVKANNGFAIHIKTTNQ, from the coding sequence ATGAAAATTTTAAAAAAGAAGATTTTTATTATCAGTACTATCTTGTTAGTATTTCTTTCAGCTTGTGATAGGGATGAAGATGCTATTCAAATAACGTCACCAAATGGTAAAAATATGTTTAAACTATTACTAGAAACAGGTATTGGTTTTTCTATGTTTTACAATGGTGAAGAGGTTTTGTTACCTTCTATTATAGAACTTGTTTCAAACGATATTAATTTTGAAGGTAAGTTTGATGTTTTAAAAGTAGAAAATACATCGATTGAAAACGAGTGGAATTCGAATTTTGGAGAATTAAGTACAATACCTGATAACTACAATCAACTTAAAGTATTCCTTAAATCAAGTGATTCTAAAATTAATATTATTTGTAGAGCTTATGATGAAGGAATTGCTTTTTCTTATGAAATCCCTGAACAACGTAATATTAAGGAAATAGGTTTAGCAGAGAATATTCATTACAACTTTAAAGAAGATTATAAAGTTTGGTCTACACCTAAGCGTGGACAAGGAGTACTTACAGCACAAGGTGAGTATAGGGAAATTCCATTATCACAATTAGAAAAAGGAGTAGAACGTCCTTTAGTTATTGAAATTAATGATAGTTTAAAAATTGCTTTAGCCGAAGCAAAGTTGGTAAATTATGCCAGATTGAGTTTTAATAAAGGGACAGCTTCTAAATACAGCATTTTATCAACCTTAGATGGTAAGATGGGAGAACAAAAACAAGATACTATTACTGGGGCTATTATTTCAAATCGTAATGAAACAGGGGATAAAGTACATAAAAAATTACCATTTCAATCTCCTTGGCGAGTGGTAATGATGGCTAAAAATGAAGGAGAGTTATTAACTAATAATTACATCATTCAAAACTTAAATGATCCTTCTAAAATAACAGATGAATCTTGGATAAAACCAGGGAAGGTGTTACGTGAAACAAAACTTACCACAAAAGGAGCTTATGCAGCTATTGATTTTGTTGCAGCACATAATATGCAATATATCATGTTCGATGCAGGCTGGTATGGTGATGAGATGAAAAACAGCTCAGATGCAACTACGGTAACCTTAGACCCTAAAAGATCAAAAGGCCCTTTAGATATGGAGGCAGTTACGGCTTATGGAAATGAAAAAGGAATAGGACTTATACTCTATATAAACCGTCGTGCTTTAGAAAAACAAATAGATGAAGTATTGCCTTTATTAAAAAAATGGGGTGTAGCTGGTATTAAGTATGGTTTTGTTAGAGTAGGAGATCAGGATGCTACAGCTTGGTTACATGATGCGGTTAAGAAAACTGCGGAATATGAAATGATAATAGATGTGCATGATGAATATAGACCTACTGGTTTTTCTAGAACCTATCCAAATTTTCTAACTCAAGAAGGGATTCGTGGTGATGAGGAAACGGTACCTAATGCCCATACTTTAATTAGCATGTTTACGCGTACACTTGCTGGTGCTTCTGATAACACAGTTTGTTATTACAGTTCTAGAGTTAATAGTATGGGGTCTCATGCATCTCAATTAGCAAAAACAGTATGTATTTTTAGTCCACTTCAATTTTTGTATTGGTATGATAAACCAGCAGCTGCACCAGAAAAAAAAGATGGTTTGTGGGGAGATACTAGACATATTGGTAACGAACCTGAATTAGAATTTTTTGATAATGTACCAACAACTTGGGATGAAACCATAGTTTTAGAAGCCAAAATTGGAGAAATTGGAGTTATAGCAAGAAGAAAAGGTTCTGATTGGTTTATTGGTGGTATTAATGGGATAAAACCTCAGAATATAAATTTGGATTTTTCTTTTTTAGAAGAAGGTCAACAATTTATAGCAAGATTTTACACCGATGATGAAACCGTAGAAACACGAACAAATGTAAAAATTGAAGATTTTGAAATAACAAATGCAACTATTAAAGAAATAGTTGTTAAAGCAAATAATGGATTTGCAATACACATAAAAACAACCAACCAATAA
- a CDS encoding glycoside hydrolase family protein: protein MFQKIINFLFIITILVFITPCNSQNIISDNLGEAPIEGGFVMEDYWVWGSTVIKGEDGIYHMYASRWPKFLPFHPGWMIASEIVHATSKTPEGPYQFQDVALGDRGAQYWDGKSCHNPKIVKHEDTYILYYMGSTHPFEEVTKENLDQFNLSSKWAIAGRWGKRIGIATSKNLNGPWERLEAPIVDVAPNTYYSFLTSNPSPLIKEDGSVILLFKGRSYKDDGISQSDMSIGVATAPSYDGEYTVIGTEPLFSMERFGEVEDPHLWSDDDGYHMIAKDQRGLITGEKGDGLVAHSNNGIDWIIDENSRAYTKNVKWNNGNTIKQGQLERPFVFVENGKPTHIFFATMDGPGGFGNGTKTWNMVIPLKE, encoded by the coding sequence ATGTTTCAAAAAATTATAAATTTTTTATTTATCATTACTATTTTAGTATTTATTACACCTTGTAATTCACAAAATATAATTAGTGATAACTTAGGTGAAGCTCCTATTGAAGGAGGTTTTGTAATGGAAGATTATTGGGTTTGGGGAAGTACAGTTATAAAAGGTGAAGATGGTATATATCATATGTATGCTTCACGTTGGCCAAAATTTTTACCATTTCACCCTGGCTGGATGATTGCTTCTGAAATCGTACATGCTACGTCAAAGACTCCAGAAGGACCTTATCAATTTCAGGATGTCGCTTTAGGTGATCGTGGTGCTCAATATTGGGACGGAAAATCATGCCACAATCCTAAAATAGTAAAACATGAAGACACTTATATTTTATACTATATGGGCTCAACCCACCCTTTTGAAGAAGTAACAAAAGAAAATCTAGATCAATTTAATTTATCTAGCAAATGGGCTATTGCAGGCAGATGGGGGAAACGTATCGGAATTGCGACATCAAAAAATTTAAACGGACCTTGGGAACGTTTAGAAGCTCCTATTGTAGACGTTGCGCCAAATACATATTATAGCTTTTTAACTTCCAATCCATCACCTTTAATAAAAGAAGATGGCTCTGTAATATTACTTTTTAAAGGAAGAAGTTATAAGGATGACGGTATTTCGCAGAGCGATATGAGTATTGGTGTAGCTACAGCTCCAAGCTATGATGGTGAGTATACTGTAATTGGTACTGAACCTTTGTTTTCTATGGAACGTTTTGGTGAAGTTGAAGATCCGCATTTATGGAGTGATGATGATGGTTATCATATGATAGCGAAAGACCAAAGAGGTTTAATTACTGGAGAAAAAGGTGATGGATTGGTAGCACATTCTAATAATGGTATCGACTGGATAATAGATGAAAACTCAAGAGCATATACTAAAAATGTAAAATGGAACAATGGAAACACTATTAAACAAGGGCAGTTAGAACGACCTTTTGTTTTTGTAGAAAACGGAAAACCTACGCATATTTTCTTTGCTACGATGGATGGGCCTGGTGGATTTGGAAATGGTACAAAAACATGGAATATGGTAATTCCATTAAAAGAGTAA
- a CDS encoding RagB/SusD family nutrient uptake outer membrane protein, giving the protein MKKLLISFSAILFLLVGCEDKFLDLDDLDSLTESAFFDDPTDFEAATNALYDDMQSRGEFEYITDFGTDFNAWTQLYGQGTNTIENEDSFWNAGYSSLRNINIVLEKAEQYEGNASEITEYVAVSHFFRAWQHFTLLRRFGGVPIVNEVIQIDSESLYGPRNSRYEVVEAVLADLDVAFAGLPSSIESGDTGKISKWAAQALRARVLLYEGTWEKYVGNATDFQGSVENNKSAAYISEAVTAAKSVIDNGGYELFNFNNELDNLSYRYLFVLEDGASNPAGLDKSSNKEFIIQNIYDFDLKRPGDNLPHATGGRNSPTQSFLDLFLNLDGLPIDKSPMFEGYAKMSTQFINRDYRMISYFGDNLPEDGSLVLPPPGSTSLSSLINRKFQVYNYPVYREAGQEGWNYPQLRLAEVYLTYAEALYERDGSISDADLNLSLNKVRERAGIAPLTNILASTNNLDMLEEIRRERSIELYMENNRYNDLKRWGIAEEVLGADLIGAVITDTEYENNTDLYNPSLFAFGTTTYESGVGPVEATIIDPSTARQFSIKNYLFPIPTNQIQLNPALVQNPGW; this is encoded by the coding sequence ATGAAAAAATTACTTATTTCATTTTCAGCCATACTATTTCTTTTAGTAGGCTGTGAAGATAAATTTTTAGATTTAGATGATTTAGATAGTCTAACAGAATCTGCATTTTTTGATGATCCAACTGATTTTGAAGCGGCAACAAATGCGCTATATGATGATATGCAATCTCGAGGTGAGTTTGAATACATTACCGATTTTGGAACTGATTTTAATGCTTGGACACAACTTTACGGGCAAGGCACAAATACAATAGAAAATGAAGATAGCTTCTGGAACGCAGGTTATTCTAGTTTAAGAAACATCAATATTGTATTAGAAAAAGCTGAGCAATACGAAGGTAACGCATCAGAAATTACTGAATATGTAGCTGTATCTCATTTTTTCAGAGCTTGGCAACATTTTACTTTATTACGTCGTTTTGGAGGTGTACCTATCGTAAATGAAGTTATTCAAATAGATAGTGAATCATTATACGGACCACGAAATAGCAGATATGAAGTTGTTGAAGCTGTTCTTGCAGATTTAGATGTAGCATTTGCAGGTTTACCTTCTTCTATTGAAAGTGGTGATACGGGTAAAATTAGCAAATGGGCCGCACAGGCTTTAAGAGCTCGTGTATTATTATATGAAGGTACTTGGGAAAAGTATGTAGGTAATGCTACAGATTTTCAAGGTTCTGTAGAGAATAATAAATCAGCAGCTTATATTAGCGAAGCTGTTACAGCTGCTAAATCTGTAATTGATAATGGAGGTTATGAATTGTTTAATTTTAATAATGAATTAGATAACTTAAGTTATCGTTATTTATTTGTTTTAGAAGATGGAGCATCTAACCCAGCAGGCTTAGATAAATCTTCAAACAAAGAATTTATTATTCAAAATATTTATGATTTTGATTTAAAGAGACCTGGAGATAACCTTCCACATGCAACAGGTGGGAGAAATTCACCAACTCAATCTTTCTTAGATTTATTTTTAAATTTAGATGGTTTACCAATTGATAAATCACCAATGTTTGAAGGGTATGCTAAAATGTCTACTCAATTCATAAATCGTGATTATAGAATGATTTCATATTTTGGTGATAATTTACCTGAAGATGGTTCTTTAGTTTTACCTCCTCCTGGTAGTACTAGCTTATCAAGCTTAATTAATAGAAAATTCCAAGTATATAATTACCCAGTGTATAGAGAAGCTGGCCAAGAAGGTTGGAACTATCCTCAATTAAGATTAGCTGAAGTTTATTTAACGTATGCAGAGGCATTATATGAACGCGATGGATCTATTTCTGATGCTGATTTAAACCTTTCTTTGAATAAAGTTAGAGAAAGAGCAGGTATAGCACCATTAACCAACATACTAGCTTCAACAAACAATTTAGATATGCTTGAAGAAATTAGAAGGGAAAGATCTATCGAATTGTATATGGAAAACAATCGTTATAACGATTTAAAACGTTGGGGAATTGCAGAAGAAGTATTAGGTGCGGATTTAATTGGAGCAGTAATTACAGATACGGAATATGAAAACAATACTGATTTATATAATCCTTCGTTATTTGCTTTTGGTACTACAACTTACGAATCAGGTGTTGGGCCAGTTGAGGCTACTATTATTGACCCTTCGACAGCAAGACAGTTTAGTATTAAAAATTACTTATTTCCGATACCAACAAACCAAATACAATTAAACCCTGCTTTAGTACAAAACCCAGGATGGTAA